From the Diospyros lotus cultivar Yz01 chromosome 13, ASM1463336v1, whole genome shotgun sequence genome, one window contains:
- the LOC127788423 gene encoding UPF0481 protein At3g47200-like isoform X2: MAGALEDANKPTAPRSLTDAICIQIGQGPNSTPQSLTDAIRTQINQGPNFTQSLKCISSARIYRVPEDLRNLKQSAYAPRFVSVGPLHSHDQHLKNSSLNMTKINCVTSLIYRAVKSREEAKKLLKQCLTKMEECINEAKKYYPQEEAAAALNEEMLLVDGCLILELLYRHYDIVQKKTKGNELLDLGIDSALTYHTVQRDLLLLENQLPFFVLLELFRLTGAKAAAASSVTLVDYVLTFFCDLLNLQIIPDKAKEDGDTFHILHLLQKHYLPVDLPQPKTRCQFIQSATDLDYAGVKFESHKADLKFEPNKAISPFQVKFEDPSGLKRWWFSRASFKIPTLHINDSTELFLRNLIAFEQCCPFIDSYVTSYAFVMDRLINTAKDVDVLQKAGIICNYLGSHKDASDLFNKLCSEVAIEHFYFADTCEQAAEYSSRFWPHAVAHLRRNNFSTPWAYIAFCVAFILFFSSLVAAIRNLREMTK; this comes from the exons ATGGCGGGCGCTCTAGAAGATGCCAACAAGCCTACTGCTCCACGGAGCCTTACAGACGCCATCTGCATCCAAATCGGCCAAGGAC CTAATTCTACTCCACAGAGCCTTACAGACGCCATCCGCACCCAAATCAACCAAGGCCCTAATTTTACTCAGAGCCTCAAATGCATCTCTTCTGCTCGAATTTACAGAGTTCCCGAAGATCTTCGCAACCTCAAGCAAAGTGCCTATGCCCCTCGCTTCGTCTCCGTCGGTCCTCTTCACAGCCATGACCAACACCTCAAAAACTCAAGCCTCAACATGACCAAGATCAATTGCGTCACATCACTCATTTACAGGGCCGTCAAATCCCGTGAGGAAGCAAAGAAACTACTGAAACAGTGTCTGACAAAGATGGAGGAGTGCATCAACGAAGCTAAGAAGTACTACCCACAAGAAGAAGCTGCGGCGGCGCTGAACGAGGAGATGCTTTTGGTGGATGGCTGTTTAATTCTGGAGTTGCTATACAGGCATTACGATATTGTTCAGAAGAAGACAAAGGGCAATGAGCTTCTCGATCTCGGCATAGACAGCGCCTTGACTTACCACACTGTACAGCGGGACTTATTGTTGCTTGAGAACCAGCTTCCTTTCTTTGTTCTCCTCGAACTCTTCCGTCTCACGGGGGCTAAAGCCGCTGCCGCGAGCAGCGTGACCCTGGTTGATTACGTACTAACATTTTTTTGTGATCTGTTGAATTTGCAAATCATCCCAGATAAAGCAAAAGAAGATGGCGACACGTTTCACATCCTCCATCTTCTTCAGAAGCACTACCTTCCGGTAGATCTGCCACAGCCCAAGACTCGCTGCCAATTCATTCAATCTGCTACAGACCTCGACTACGCCGGTGTCAAGTTTGAGTCCCACAAAGCCGATCTCAAGTTTGAGCCCAACAAAGCCATAAGCCCATTCCAGGTCAAATTCGAAGACCCATCCGGACTGAAACGGTGGTGGTTTTCCAGAGCTTCCTTCAAAATACCGACGTTGCACATCAACGACTCGACGGAGCTGTTCTTGAGAAACCTCATCGCCTTCGAGCAGTGCTGCCCCTTCATTGACAGCTACGTTACGTCGTACGCGTTCGTCATGGACAGGCTGATCAACACCGCCAAGGACGTGGATGTGCTCCAAAAAGCTGGGATTATATGCAACTATTTAGGGTCCCATAAAGACGCTTCTGATCTGTTCAATAAACTATGCTCCGAAGTTGCAATAGAGCATTTCTACTTCGCCGACACGTGCGAGCAGGCCGCCGAGTACAGCAGCCGGTTTTGGCCGCATGCGGTGGCTCATCTACGGCGGAACAATTTTTCGACTCCGTGGGCATACATCGCTTTCTGCGTTGCTTTCATCCTTTTCTTCTCGTCTCTCGTAGCAGCCATCCGCAACCTCAG agaaatgacaaagtag
- the LOC127788423 gene encoding UPF0481 protein At3g47200-like isoform X1, whose product MAGALEDANKPTAPRSLTDAICIQIGQGPNSTPQSLTDAICIQIGQGPNSTPQSLTDAIRTQINQGPNFTQSLKCISSARIYRVPEDLRNLKQSAYAPRFVSVGPLHSHDQHLKNSSLNMTKINCVTSLIYRAVKSREEAKKLLKQCLTKMEECINEAKKYYPQEEAAAALNEEMLLVDGCLILELLYRHYDIVQKKTKGNELLDLGIDSALTYHTVQRDLLLLENQLPFFVLLELFRLTGAKAAAASSVTLVDYVLTFFCDLLNLQIIPDKAKEDGDTFHILHLLQKHYLPVDLPQPKTRCQFIQSATDLDYAGVKFESHKADLKFEPNKAISPFQVKFEDPSGLKRWWFSRASFKIPTLHINDSTELFLRNLIAFEQCCPFIDSYVTSYAFVMDRLINTAKDVDVLQKAGIICNYLGSHKDASDLFNKLCSEVAIEHFYFADTCEQAAEYSSRFWPHAVAHLRRNNFSTPWAYIAFCVAFILFFSSLVAAIRNLREMTK is encoded by the exons ATGGCGGGCGCTCTAGAAGATGCCAACAAGCCTACTGCTCCACGGAGCCTTACAGACGCCATCTGCATCCAAATCGGCCAAGGACCTAATTCTACTCCACAGAGCCTTACAGACGCCATCTGCATCCAAATCGGCCAAGGACCTAATTCTACTCCACAGAGCCTTACAGACGCCATCCGCACCCAAATCAACCAAGGCCCTAATTTTACTCAGAGCCTCAAATGCATCTCTTCTGCTCGAATTTACAGAGTTCCCGAAGATCTTCGCAACCTCAAGCAAAGTGCCTATGCCCCTCGCTTCGTCTCCGTCGGTCCTCTTCACAGCCATGACCAACACCTCAAAAACTCAAGCCTCAACATGACCAAGATCAATTGCGTCACATCACTCATTTACAGGGCCGTCAAATCCCGTGAGGAAGCAAAGAAACTACTGAAACAGTGTCTGACAAAGATGGAGGAGTGCATCAACGAAGCTAAGAAGTACTACCCACAAGAAGAAGCTGCGGCGGCGCTGAACGAGGAGATGCTTTTGGTGGATGGCTGTTTAATTCTGGAGTTGCTATACAGGCATTACGATATTGTTCAGAAGAAGACAAAGGGCAATGAGCTTCTCGATCTCGGCATAGACAGCGCCTTGACTTACCACACTGTACAGCGGGACTTATTGTTGCTTGAGAACCAGCTTCCTTTCTTTGTTCTCCTCGAACTCTTCCGTCTCACGGGGGCTAAAGCCGCTGCCGCGAGCAGCGTGACCCTGGTTGATTACGTACTAACATTTTTTTGTGATCTGTTGAATTTGCAAATCATCCCAGATAAAGCAAAAGAAGATGGCGACACGTTTCACATCCTCCATCTTCTTCAGAAGCACTACCTTCCGGTAGATCTGCCACAGCCCAAGACTCGCTGCCAATTCATTCAATCTGCTACAGACCTCGACTACGCCGGTGTCAAGTTTGAGTCCCACAAAGCCGATCTCAAGTTTGAGCCCAACAAAGCCATAAGCCCATTCCAGGTCAAATTCGAAGACCCATCCGGACTGAAACGGTGGTGGTTTTCCAGAGCTTCCTTCAAAATACCGACGTTGCACATCAACGACTCGACGGAGCTGTTCTTGAGAAACCTCATCGCCTTCGAGCAGTGCTGCCCCTTCATTGACAGCTACGTTACGTCGTACGCGTTCGTCATGGACAGGCTGATCAACACCGCCAAGGACGTGGATGTGCTCCAAAAAGCTGGGATTATATGCAACTATTTAGGGTCCCATAAAGACGCTTCTGATCTGTTCAATAAACTATGCTCCGAAGTTGCAATAGAGCATTTCTACTTCGCCGACACGTGCGAGCAGGCCGCCGAGTACAGCAGCCGGTTTTGGCCGCATGCGGTGGCTCATCTACGGCGGAACAATTTTTCGACTCCGTGGGCATACATCGCTTTCTGCGTTGCTTTCATCCTTTTCTTCTCGTCTCTCGTAGCAGCCATCCGCAACCTCAG agaaatgacaaagtag